Below is a window of Telopea speciosissima isolate NSW1024214 ecotype Mountain lineage unplaced genomic scaffold, Tspe_v1 Tspe_v1.0859, whole genome shotgun sequence DNA.
AAGcagatggtgatgatgtgcccaTAGATGTGCCCATAGATGTGCCCATTGATGTGCTCACTGGACCTAGGGAGTTCACTTATGGTGAATTGGCTCGAGCAACTAGGAACTTCGATGAGGAACAAAAGCTTGGAGAGGGTGGATTTGGAGGTGTTTATAGAGGCTACTTGAGTGATCTCAACAAGGATATTGCAGTGCAGAGGATTTCTAAAGGGTCTAAACAAGGGATAAAAGAATATGCATCAGAGGTGAATATCATTAGTCGATTGCGGCATAGGAAGCTTGTGCAACTTGTTGGTTGGAGCCACCAACGGAAAGAGTTACTTCTTGTGTATGAATTCATGCCCAATGGAAGCCTTGATTCCCATCTATTTCGAAATAAGGGTTCCTTGACATGGGATTTGAGGTACAAGATAGCTCTTGATATAGCCTCTGGATTACATTATTTGCACCAAGGGTGTGAACAATGTATCATCCACCGGGATATTAAATCCAGCAATGTGATTCTAGACACCCATTTTAATGCTAAACTTGGGGATTTCGGTCTGGCTAGGCTTGTAGAACATGAGAAAGAGTCACAAACAACCAATGTAGCTGGTACCACGGGATACATGGCACCTAAATATGTTAGTACTGGGAAGGCTACCAAAGAATCTGATATCTATAACTTTGGGATTGTTCTCTTAGAAATTGCTTGTGGGAGAAAGTCCATTGAAAATGAGTTTCACCCAAGTGAAGTGAATTTGGTAAATTGGGTTTGGGAACTCTATGGAACACAGGAACATCTCGAAGCAGCTGACCCAAGTTCAGGTATGGATTTTGACAAGCGACAGGTAGAGTGCTTGATGGTTGTTGGGCTATGGTGTACTCACCCAGACCACAAACTTCGACCTTCTATTGAGAAAGCTATTCATGTTCTGCAATTTGAGTCTCAACTGCCTATTCTCCCAAGTAAGATGCCCGTGCCCACATATAATTCCCCTCCATTAAGTATGTCTACATTCTCGATTTCATCATCACAAAGTTCGTCCAACAATGGCACTACTGTTTCCTCCAAGTTAAACAGCTCATCATCTGCTACTTCATCTTCTCCCTCGATATCCCTCTTGTCGAACCCACCGTAAGAAGAAATGTAATATTTGAAGTTCAAGATTgcattgcccccccccccccccaaaaaaaaaaaaaactcatcatCTTTGGTCCCTCGTTtttgtatttatattgttttgttTGTGTCTATAGCCTTGGATGGCCCTTTTGGCTCTTAGAGctgttttatttttccttttttaattgtgtatctttttatttttcttttttgtaactTAAATTTGTTTTCATATATCTCTATGGGAAATGGTTCTTGAGCatgagaatgagagagatataCACAGAGGTGCCAACATACCCTAATCCAGTGGCATAGTGAACCTTTTTCCTATCTTTATatttaggccaaatgttctctgttcCGGGGGCGCAagctacgcctagacacatgagggtgggcaAAAGGACCACTCCGGCGCCCTAATGgccagcccatgtgtctgggcgcagcttgggctgcggcacagagaacatcagcccttatATTTAATTCATGGGAAGGGTTTTGCTGCCTGCCTGTGTGGCCCTAGCATCAGCACGGGACCAATGGGAGCATGTGCATGGGCATCCAAGGGAGGTCGGAGTGATCGTTTCACTTCTCGATGTAGAGGGCGCAGGGGCATTGTCGGGTAGAAATATTTTCCCCTTAATTCATAGTTAAGAGATTAACAGGTGATAACGGGAGAATCGAACTTGAAACTTCCTGTGAGGCTGCACTCTACTGGCAAGGCTTCAATATGGTAAtataaaactttaaaatagaTTCTAcacatcaaaattttcaaatttgacACAACTTTGACAGTAAAAAGATAAAACTCTTATAACATGTTGGGCTACACAATAGAGATGTGAAAACAATCTAAGGGAAGGATATCCATCCAATAATTAGTTTCTCAAAATTGTGTGGAATGCCTAGGAATGTAAATAGCAGTTTCCAATATGTAAACTCATTTTTAGAGTAGTTTAAAAGTCCTGGATTCTTTTTTCATGTTATTACTAtaagggggaagttttcatacatggccgtgtaagcatgcacggtcgtgtcccctctcacaaagagttggaaaagacataaacccccacccattaattaatgccttgaaactcccaccctctcacatacatggctTACACagctgtgtatgaaaactttccccttacTATATTAAAATGGTGAAAACAATGATTTCATTAACCCGTTCAATTAAGGTTTGTTTACAAGGTCAATAATTACAATCATATGAAAGAAAACCATGTCTATATCTTATTTTGGTAAACAAATCTTCACTGATAAAAATGTGTAGTACACATGGATTTCAAATTACAAGCATCTAGAAGCCATGGAAAGGAAATAGGCCAAATGGCCCTACATGTCAAAACCGGGCCCTCTTATAAAGGAAGTCAACTAAATTGCTTTCCTCCTTTGGAATAAACGAAAAAGTACATGATTCTAAATAGAATGCCAAATGAGCAATATCCTGAATGATAAGAGTCACTGCAATTGGTGGGCCGGTGTGTGCGCCAAAGAGTCACTACAACAAAATACACTTGTAGCTACACATAGTTAACTGCGGTTTTTTCTTGTGCAATAAATGTCCTGTAACTGCGGTTTCTTCTTGTGCCATAACATGGGATACTTATTGCTGCGGTATTTACAAACCGCATTAACAAATGCCTTTATAGCTGTGGAAACAAAAGTGCACTCAACAATCGCAGTAATATAGAATACGTATTCTGTAGTTTTTGAAACCTGAGTAACAAAGGACCCTCTAACTACGGAAATAAAACCGATTATAAATCACAGtaatatgatatttttattcTCGGTATTTAAAATCGCAATAATAGAGGATCTCATGCGTGGAAATAAAACCGTAGTTAAAAATCGCAGAtaatatgagatacttattACTACGGTATTTAAGACGTAGCAACAGAGGACCTTGTAGCTGCACCACGAGAGGACCTCAGAAGCTGCGAAAACCAATCCGCAGTTAAAAGTCTCAATAATATATGATACTTATCGTTGTGGTATTTAAAGCCACAGTAACATATGAACCCTATAACTGTGGAAACAAAACCGCAGTTAAAAATCACGGtaatatgagatacttattATTGCGGAATTCAAAACCGCAGTAAAAAGTGGACCCTATAACTATGGACACAAAACTGTAGTTAACAAGTGTAGTTATAGGGGATACTTATGGCTACGGTATTAAAAACCGCAATAATAGATGACCTTATAACAGCGGAAACAAAATCGTAGTTATATGAGATACTTATTGATACGGTATTTAACATCGCAATAATAGAGGACCTTACAATTGCAGAAACATAATCTTAAAAATCGTAGTTATATAAGATACTTATTGATGCGGTATTTAAAACTACGATAACTACATTTATCCCCCATCTTGTCAACCCTAATTTCTCTACCTATCAAATAATATACTTTAGCAGACGTCTATGGTAGTTGTTGCCGAAGACCGCCATTAAAGGTAGGTCTACGACAACGTATATTCACAGTGGAGGAATATGGTTGTGATATCTGAAATTTTCGTTTATTATTTTTACACGGTGGAGGAATTGCCTCTtgcataaaattttttttttttttttctaaaaatgtgGGTCTCACATAAATAATACTTTTTTTAAAACACATATTGGTGTAATGTGCAGATTCCTCTCCACACCGTCTGCGTGGAAATCCTCtcccaaattaaaaataaatacttgTAGAGCCCTCACTTTTTGTAAGGATGTGCGTTCATGTGTAGATCTTTTGCCTAGTtgcgtaagggtgtcaatttgcaccagaaccaaaactgaaaccagACCGAACAAGTCAAATTGAATTTCAGAACCAAATCCAAACAAATTTTGGATACTAGTTTATTATAACATATTAATATAGGGAGAAATAATGCTACCTAGTCACGTGCGGGGCACGGCCCCTACATCTAGACACAGTGCCATACGAAATGAACGCCTCgtccccatgaaaggtggaaatccttgAGGATGCGACACgccctgtgtctaggtgcagggtCCACACGCTGGACcagaccaggtagcgttctctttcccattaatacattatagtatattaatacattATACTCTACCGAAAAAAATATCAAtacattataatatatatataatattaatattattattagattttataataataataataataacaataatatatattatattataatattatagtataatatattattttatatattgtaGATTAGAGTATAGGAACCAAGCCGAATCGTATAAGAACTGATGTTCAGAACCGAATAAAAATCAAGTCGAACCGTACCGAGCAATTCGATTTAAGTTTGAATCTCAAAATCCAAATCGATTTACACCCTTAAAGTTGCTTATACCTTTACGTCGATAGAGTCGACCCATAAAAACAAATGCTTATACCTTTTTGAATTCTCATACCCAACCATCGTTTGcggaattggtatcggattggCTGATTCGTATTGATATCGGTGGAGACCGATATTGATTCCTAAGTGTGTTAAACGGTCtagtttcggttaaatggttcggttccgTTCAAACCGTTTAAGTAAACGGTCTCATTTTTTAAACCTtaactgaaccatttattaaacggtttaacGTTTCAATTTTAAACAGTTCACTTTGGCTCAAGCCGTTTAACCAAATggcctcaattttgaaaccataaccgaaccgtttattaaacggtttcacgaCTTAAAGGGTTCGATTCGGCTTCGTTAaacggttttggtttgattttgacaccctgaCCAATCCATATAAGCAGATTGGTaagaacaagggtaaaaatataaaaaaaattctgatgTTTGGAAGAATACAGGGCTATATCTATCCGATCGAAACCGTTACAGACTGATCTAGATCGGTGTTGAGATTGATACATTACTAAATCCATGTACCtgctttttaattaatttttttgggtaagtaaATCCAAATACACGGTGGTTGGTTAATCAAcgaattcaatttttttgggcAAGTAAATCCAAGCACGATCTCATtctcttagttttttttttgggaaatttacgaaacaccccctgaaaatgggtcgaaactcagatcaccccctgaaatttgaaaatactcaaatcaccccctaaattagagccctatactcaaattagaccctaccgttagttaactgATGCAGTtagctagttaaattttttaaaaaccctaaactacccttgagaagagtaaattactattttacccttaaatctaaaaacccaacatgtatttttttttctttaattaaaataagaaatgggaatattccctctcctctaCAACCACCATTGCCCAGCAGttgccgccgccaccaccaccaccattactgCCGTGCAGCCCCATCCCACATCATCCTCTTCCCGTGCAATCATCactaccccctccccctctctttctccacCCTTTCCTCTCtgttttgctgctcttcttctcctccttcctatTGCCACCGCCACAGCCAAGATCGAAACCATGGCTGGGCTTAAGAACActtgcaactttttttttttggtcacaACACCTACAACTCAATCTCAAGGAGTTCACCGGagggaaaaaacagaaagaagagctGAAATCATCCGCTGCTATTAGATTTAcacaattcattttttttaataaagatttttttttcctttaattaaaATTGGGAAATCCATGTAGCCAAGGAAATAAAGGTTCAAGCAGACAGGAAGAAGAGTTCAAAAGagccattttctttttcataataGGTTTTTCATACTGAGCAATATTTGATTGTCATCCTTTTCCTTCTGTTTTAGATCGGAGGGGAGGGCTTGGTCGTTCGTTTAATCTATTCGACGAACGAAGTCTCAGTTTCTTTCGACTGTTAAGGAGTTCACTTACTGAATCTTGAGGTGTTACACTTTTTCCTTCGTGCTGAGGGTGGGGTTTCTCTTCTTGGTTAGGGTTTGCTCTCCCAGTTCTTGCCCGGTCTGCGATTAGCAGAGGTGCAGTTTCCTCGAGAGTGAGGCTGCCCTCCCATGAGGGGAAGCGTGCTTGGAACTTGTTTGATCCCAAACCCTTGTGTCAGTTGagccattttctttttcataataGGTTTTTCATACTGAGCAATATTTGATTGTCATCCTTTTCCTTCTGTTTTAGATCGGAGGGGAGGGCTTGGTCGTTCGTTTAATCTATTCGACGAAGTCTCAGTTTCTTTCGACTGTTAAGGAGTTCACTTACTGAATCTTGAGGTGTTACACTTTTTCCTTCGTGCTGAGGGTGGGGTTTCTCTTCTTGGTTAGGGTTTGCTCTCCAGTTCTTGCTGGGTCTGCGATTAGCAGAGGTGCAGTTTCCTCGAGAGTGAGGCTGCCCTCCCATGAGGGGAAGCGTGCTTGGAACTTGTTTGATCCCAAACCCTTGTGTCAGTTTGAGAAACCAAATTATTCCTTCCATGGAGTTCCATGGAGATTTGCGATATTTTTAGTAAACCAGACAGAGAGGGTACATTATTATGGTCCAAAAGATTTGTCCTCTCTCATACAGTTCTATATGAGAATAATAGGCTGGGATCCTCTGAAATTAATGTGTATTTTGTATTCCCCTTACTTTAAATCGGACTACCCCTTAATTTTGTTGCCTCAAAACCAGGAATTTAACCAGTTGGATAGGGAATAGTGGAAGGGGAAAATGAATTGCAGAGGCTGTCGGAGGAGCTAATGGCATTAGAGACGTACATGGAGTTCTATCAAATTCCATATCTGAATGGGGGAGATAAGCAGTCCGTGGTAGCGACTAAGAATGCCGCTCAGGAAAACGTAGTTGGTGGCGCTCTGTTGGAGAGCATGGGTTGGCAGAGGTGGCGGTGCTAGGGCAAAGCAGAGGCGGCAATGGAGGAGTTGCAAGGAaaggggtggggtattttaggttgaagataaaggaagggtagtattataaatttaattctaatgatttagtacaagggtaaaataatccttttacaccaataactaatagcatACTAACATTGTTAGTGtacagggggtgatctgagtattttcaaatttcagggggtgatccgagtttcgatccattttcagggggtgtttcataaatttcccttcGCTTTTTTATTATTGGGAGATCTCATTCTATTTTGATAAACTCAATTTACCCTTTGAGTTTCCCTCCTCAGCCCGCTTCCTCTTGTATTTCCCCGCTCAAATTCGATCTCTTCTACAGCCCAACGTACACGACGCATCCATCTTCCCGCGAAATTCGTTCATTATCTCCGACTTCCACTTTCATCCCTACTAAATCTCCTCTGGTTTACTTCAGAGATATTTTCTCAATCTTCTCAATCCTTTGAGAGTTTTCTTTCACTCCTCTCTGTTTTCACTTTCCCTAGATTAGTTTTATGCAAATTTCCTCCGAGAGAAAATAGTTCTAGCACAAACCTGTAGGATTTCTTGTTCGGTGGCTTTTTTGGAACTCGATTGGAGACTCATTATTGTctggggtaatttttttttctccctctctctctctctctctctgattttgaACGAATactaacatttttatttttgcaaatcCCTTATCAGAGTTTTATCTGCAATCTGTGGAAAAATTTCTCTTGTCAGACTGTTCTTGGAGACTCTCACAAGCTACTAGGAACTCCTTTCGTTGGTTTAAATTCTGAGATTTGTGTGTGTATGCGTTTTGTTTGTTTAGCCTTTGGTTCATGACTGTTTTGTACATTTAAGTTGTAATGCATCATGCATGTAATTTTGTGATTAGAGTATGGTTCCTATAAGCTCCAAATTAGAAGTAAAAAGAGGATGCATGTACCATGCCTTGGTTGTTAGTCCTGGGAATTTCatattgttctctctctctctctctctctctctctctctctctctctcacacacacacacacatctctctctctctctctctcacacacacacacacaggcaCACATCTACCCACTGTTTTAGCAAAGGTTTTGATGGTTGGGGTTTCTACCCTGCAACGCTTGTCtcatcctttttatttttaattcttcttctgtTAGCAATATAATCCAAGGATGATTCTTTCATAGACAAAATGTATTTCATTTTGGGGGTTACAAAGGAGGAAATTTTGTTGCTGACTTGCCTGATTGAGGACCTCATTCCTTTATGGGTCATAAGCTGAATTTATTAGAAAGATCATTCTAATCATAAGCTGTAGTTATCTGGTGGATCTCTCTTAAACACCCCCACCGAAGTTTGCTCTGTACTCTACCCTGCATCGGTagatcttttcatttataaaaatttgATTAAGAAAGACAAGTACTCAGTTTTTTCTTCCAGTTGACACCCTTCATTAAAGGGCCCTTCCCAGCATTGTACTTCCTTATCCTTCCCTGCAGTCTCCTACAATCCTCTTTGCACCATCCTGAAGGGCAAAGCTAAATTCAGCTTTGTTTTGCAGCAACTTCTGTGCGACTTTCTCTGACCAACTTGTCGTTTGGATCTCCAGCTTGGGAGATTGGGAAGAAGATCTAAAtctaataaatacaaaaaattcTGATTCGAAGAGTAAGTGATGGATGGTGCCAGATTTAAAGAGTTTTGTAGAGTGGAAAAgtggagaggagaagaggagaagaggagaagaggagaagaggagaagagaggagagaggggtccaacttgagaaaagaaaagtctaGACACTAGGCCACCATAGAAAATGACATCTGATCCCACCTCAATAGGAACAACTGCTGTTCCTTATAAATTAGTCCTGACTCACTCCTCAATAAGGAAATCTTTTCTCAAGTTTATATTCCCTTCTTGTTGCACATATTTGTTTAACTACAAACACATACAACCTTCCCCCCCTTCTCCCTCTATCTCTCCAAAATAAAGTCAGAACTCGGAAGAAAGGATAAATAGGAATGGAGAGAAAGGTTCCTCTTACCTAGGATTAGATTGCTTGGTTATAAAGATAGCTaattaaaatcaataaaaagataaaagttgaaagaaaagaaagaaaaaggatctAAGGGGTGGAATCAAATTCAAATCCCCCATGGCCAAGCTGTTaagttgaatttttttggggtcttGTCAATGTGAAAgctaaaattaaaacaagaaaaacaagtaAATCATATGAACAAATTACCTATTTTTCTAAGTCAATAGACACATAATAGTGTGATCCTTTAATGGTGGGCATGAACTTTCTCAAATAGGTAAACTATACAGTGTTGATTCATTAATCATCAACTGAAATACCCAGCCAGAGTCAAAGATTCTTAGTTTGATCCTCACAAGCTAGATGCTCACAGATCACATTTGTCCATTAAATTAATGTTAAAACCATATGGGTTGTAAAGCTAAAGTCTGGTCTCTGTTCATAGCCTCATGAGCTTGAAAGTAAGCCAAATACAAGCTTAACTAGGCATGCCCTGGCTACGCtgcccccgcccccccccccccccacttagCTTCTCTAGTGGCAAGGCCATACTATCTTAAAACTCCAAAAACCTGTCCAAAGGGATCGAATCCCTACCCAAATTTCCTTTCTTAAACCTCTCCTATTTCCTTGTTTTGCTcaaattcttttcttaatttctaaCTATGACCTCTAGCttcccttgctgcccctacacacactcacacactcaccccagcccttgctgcccctacacacactcacacactcacccccaccccttgctgcccctatacacactcacacactcaccccagcccttgctgcccctacacagtCACACAGTCACCTCCACCCCTTGCTAcccctatacacactcacacactcaccccagcccttgctgcccctacacagtcacacagtcacacactc
It encodes the following:
- the LOC122648356 gene encoding L-type lectin-domain containing receptor kinase IX.1-like, yielding GDDVPIDVPIDVPIDVLTGPREFTYGELARATRNFDEEQKLGEGGFGGVYRGYLSDLNKDIAVQRISKGSKQGIKEYASEVNIISRLRHRKLVQLVGWSHQRKELLLVYEFMPNGSLDSHLFRNKGSLTWDLRYKIALDIASGLHYLHQGCEQCIIHRDIKSSNVILDTHFNAKLGDFGLARLVEHEKESQTTNVAGTTGYMAPKYVSTGKATKESDIYNFGIVLLEIACGRKSIENEFHPSEVNLVNWVWELYGTQEHLEAADPSSGMDFDKRQVECLMVVGLWCTHPDHKLRPSIEKAIHVLQFESQLPILPSKMPVPTYNSPPLSMSTFSISSSQSSSNNGTTVSSKLNSSSSATSSSPSISLLSNPP